ATCTTCTATTGACATAGATTAGATTTGCAGCTTTGCTAACTATTTTTCAATCCTTTGGTTGTTTAGATTGGTAAGTTCTTTCTGTGTCTTGATTTCCCCCTTTTTCTTCGTCTTGAGTCTCTCTATTGATTCTTTGTATAGGGACTGGGTACTTGACTGCTTGCTTTGCCTTGATGGTTGGACCACAAGGCCGTGTGGTTGGTGTGGAACATATACCCGAGCTTGTTACTGAGTCTATCAAGAACATTGACAAAAGTGCAGCTGCTCCATTATTGAAAGAGGGTTCCCTTTCCATTCACGTTGGTGGTAAGTCTTTGAGATAGTATAACTCAAATAAGGGAATTGTTCCTTACGGTTTTTTTTGGCCATTTCATCCTTTTGGCCTGAAGTTTTACACAGCTCTAACTTCTATCTATATTAATGGTGATAGATGGAAGACAAGGTTGGCCAGAGTTTGCACCTTATGATGCTATACACGTTGGTGCTGCCGCACCTGAGATTCCGAAGCCACTTATTGACCAGCTAAAACCTGGTGGCAGAATGGTGATTCCTGTTGGAAACATTTTCCAGGATTTGAAGGTTGTGGACAAGGACCAAGATGGTTCTATCAGTGTTCGAACCGAGACTTCCGTCCGTTACGTTCCTTTAACAAGTCGGGAAGCGCAATTGCAGGGTTAAGAGTTTGCAATGGTTATGTTAGTTCTGTTGAAACTGGGTGTGGGAAAACAAGTGCTCATAAATTGCACATGGATCTTGGCAAGCTAGTGTACATATAGTCGTATTTGGGACTTGCTATATCAAAGTATTTTGGTTCTCTATTGCTTGTTAGTCCATGGCCCTTGCTTGTCAATGGTCGTTCCCCCTTCCCTGGCTTTGTAGGTGATAAAATGCTGTAATTTCTAAGCTGTTTAGGGTTGAATCATGGCGTTCCACAAGCCTAAGGAATCTGAGttcatttctttttaattgtAATGGAAATATTCTTCCCGGTGTAGCTATGGTAATTCTTTTGACTGGCTTTTAAGGAGTCTTAATGCCTGCTGGTTCGGAAAAATCGCACCAGATGGCATGGTGGCTCCATAACTGTCGAACAAAATCTTCCATTTAAAGAGAGAATTGAATACTAATATCAGTTGTCCCTAAACCCCCACAAAAGGATTAtcccgggaaaaaaaaaagagagaaaaatatcaaTGCTTGTAATAGAATACATTCAGAAGACCTTGGATTCATGTCATCTAGGGTTAAAAACGCCTTAGCCTTTCCTGTGCAACATTTACTCTGATTGCCCTCCCATCCAGACTCTGCAGCACCAACACGCTCAAAGTTATTACCTACTAATCAAAAGATCAAATAGCTGAACAACAATTAAGTTGATGCATTGATTAATTAACCATGGCTTCTACTCTCTTGTCATCAAGATAGTTTAAGATGGCAAATATGGACCCGCATGAAGTTTAGTAACACTAATTGGTGGtggatggagagagagagagagagagagagagagagagagaacagtCGTTCAAGAACCATGGTCGGACCAGCAGACAGATTCTTGATGTCAGAACAATAATATCAAGAACACCACTATGGCATTAAAAGAGAGGACTTTAGTGATACCTGTCCGTCAAGAGCAGAGATGGCATTGTTCATTTCAGCCTCAGAAGACATTGTTACAAAGCCAAAACCACGTGAGCGTCCAGTCTCCCTGTCATCAACCACCTGCGCATCCACCACCTTTCCATGTTCGCTAAAGATTTGCCCCAGACGAGTACTATCCATGTCCCATGGCAGGTTTCCAACATAGATTTTAAAAGCAGGTTCAAACGCACGAGGAGGGCGTTCAGGCAGGGTTCCTCTGGGAGCAGCCTTGTTTACAGTTAAGAACCTTCCATCTAActcctgtttaaaaaaaaacagaagcaaaCATTCAAATAAACTAGCACAGATTTTCAACCATGGGAGGAACTGCTATCTCTACATTTGCTGATGTGAAATAAATGCAAATAAACCTTCGAGGAAACACATAGAGATTGGTGGAACACCCTCATAACAGAAGATGTCAATAAGCACAAAAGTTTTAAAAGACCAAACTCTTCCATTAAAACCTCAATTTCAAGCACAAATTACCTgctcaaaaagaaaattaacaaatGACAAAGAAAATTAACAAATGACATTGAAAAAACAAATGTTAAACGACCGCACAACAGTGTTATTAGAAAGCTTCAAGAAGTCCATGGACCACAGAATGCAAACACAGATTACCAGGTCTGACTCAGTCCAGTGCAGTGTTAAAAACAGCACCTAACCACTTCCTACACCCCAAAATACATTTATAACATCAACTTACATGTTACAAACAAAGAACTACATCAAGTAACTGCAGTCATGGCTCACTATAACTTTGGGAAACATGATTCTTATCTTGACAACAAGATATGCCTAAGATGGTTTAGTACACTATGAAAGTAATTTAGATAATCTTTGATGTACCCACCAAAACTATCATATAGAGTCAACAATTAACACTGAGAGACAAGTACAAGATCTAACTCAAAAATCAGTTAAGAATGACAATGGCGGAGAAATCACGAATAAGAAATACCCACCAAGACACCAACCCACCCACACACCCACCAAAACTCCTAACGATATAACAATAATCAAGATTTATATGTAGTCACATATAGAGGATAAGGCAGTGACAGGAATAAACTTGTAAATTATGTATTACTGTCTTGCCATGTAAATAGTGAATTACAAGGCATATTTACGTCGACCACTAATATCCATCATCTGACATTCCTTAGAAGGCAACTTCTTGATCTATGACGAACTAACAAAAGGATACCTCTTAACCAGTAAGGAGAAATAATTACCATGATAAAACAATAGAATAGAAATTAATAACTGAACTAGAAGCCATAAGCCCAACGAAATCAGAAATCAAGATTTGAATTGAGTTCAACTCTAACTCAAGGTCTCATGTCGGCTCCAAATCAAGGCCTGGGAAAAGCACTAGCAGAAAAGTTCCTCACACACAGAGGAAATGCCGGTGAAGTGAGAGGAATAAACTTACATATCTGTTAAACATTTCTACAGCCTTCTCAGCCTCTTCAACAGTGCTCATGGTAACAAACCCAAAGCCACGACTCCGATTGGTTTCCCTGTTGTAAATAATCTGCAACCACATAAAGAATCAAGAAACCCACATGGCACATACCAACACATCagcatttcatttttcttcccaCAACATAAATGTACAATGTTGATATGAAAACTTTTTGACGGTCCAATGCAGAAGCATAACACTTACCTCCGCAATTTCAACAGTTCCAGCCTTCTCAAATAGCTTAGCCAAGCTATTGATTTCTACATCATAAGGCAAATTCCCTACATAAATCTTTGCCTCCTCCGGCGGCTCCACAAAATTCTCCTCTTCTCCACCCTCGTCAAAGGTCCCATCTTCATCCCCTCCGGCCGCCTCAATCCTAGAATCTTCTCCCTCAGCCTCCCAATTCCCGTCACTTTCGTCATTTTCCCATGTCGATTCTTCTTGGTCAGTGACGGTCACAGTGTTGTCCTCCTCTTGTTGGGTCAAACCAGAAGCCTGCGCAACAAAGACAACCGAAGATGAGCgttgaattttgtgttttagACAAAGAGCAGATGAGAGGTGGAGTCTGATAGGTCTAGCAGGGAGCGACAACGTTGGGTTTTGAGGTCTTGGAATGGAAGCTAACAGTGATAGTTGAGAGAAGATACATGGGTCCGCCCCAGAGAGTGGCTTGAAGATTTGTGTGGTTGCAGAGGACATTGTTTTTTCAGATTTCCAACAGAGACTGGGTTTTAGAGGAATAAGGGTTTGAGAGGATAAGGGACAGATTGTCAAGGAGGAAGGTATAACTTATAAAGGTATTGCCATTGCTCTTGCCTCTTCGATGCTTGAAAGAGAGAGCAATGGATGGTCTTTTATGGCCTTATGGGGTAGATAATTGTGGGCCGTTGCGGCCCAATGTTTTAAGAGAGAGGCTCTTAGCAACAGCTTCCTCGGGCccaaaatttaaaaggaaagaaacgtGCATTTAACGGGCTTGGACAAGGAAAACTCAGTGTCAATGGGCTTTTCCAATTTGGAAATCAAGCAGGCTTGACATGGATACTTTAAGCCCAGCCCAATCATATAATAATATAACTGTATCTGTACATAACTAGTTGTTTGCTCACTCTATTATTATTAAAGATGACAAACTATAATTTATCAAAGATCGATTGAGAATcgattggattagacatatatgtgtccaAAATTCGATTttaatgagaaatatatttcttagtggtatttcaaaaacaaaaaaaataaaaataaaaactcataaTTTGATCATTAGACTCCTTCAATACACAAATTCTATCTCTCTCAAGTGGCAACCTCCTTGAAGTTCAATTGTCAACAATCCATCTTTAACGCTGTAGGTGAAGCTCTCTTCCTTCTTGCCCACCATACAACTCTTTGGTTTGGTGCTCGAGTAGGCTCCAAATCGCCCACAGCCTCTTCCATTGATTGTTATAATGCATCTCGACTCATCCACGGTGGAGTCCATAGCTTCTACTGCTCCTCCTGAGTTATACATATCGAGCAAGCCTATCGGAGCAAAGAGAATATTCTCACCAAAGACCTGTTCACACGGGAGAATTATTCGCAATTTCACATTAGACGAGATGAAAAAGGAATTCACAAGCAGTGGAAGGTAGGAAGTTTAGTTTACTAACCCTCATTGGAGAGACTGCGTATATTTCACATTGGAGAGTGGCCAAGGACACTTCAAATTTTCCTTGCTTAGGCAACTTGGAAAGAGATCCTGCACCATGAAATAAATTACCACTTATTCTAGAGAATGTTTGAACACAGATACTAGACAATGGGGACTAATCAGATCAGGAAATCAAAAGATAACCTGAATTGAAGGCATAAACTGCACAATCTCCATTCCAGTTCTCACCAGCAACCTCTTCAAGAAATTCAACGTCTATGGGTCTCACAAGGCCTGAAATAGACAAAGGTTTGATAGCCATGTGTTCATCTTCCTGTTTCAGCGGCCACCTTCCTGCGCCTTGGCAATTGAAAACACCTATTACTCCAGATAACTTGTTCAAGTTCCATATCTTGAGTAAGCTGCGAAAAGAGCCAATCTGAACGGTTATTATAGTGAAAAGACTTGAATTGAAGTTTGTAATGGACTGTTGCAATTAGAGGGAATGTTGAATAGGGATTAAGTCCTAGCCTAGTTGGGTAGGTCCCCTACCATAAAAACCACATGACCTCatggtcatgggttctagtcctCCACCCCCATTTGccttaagaagaagaagaagaagaagaagggaatgCTGAATAAAGGTTCACCTTTTTCCATCCATGACGGGGTCTTTCATTAAACAATCACGGGTAGGACGTCCAGCATGTCTAGCTCTCAGTATTGACCCATCAGGCAATACAAGCTTCTTAAGGACTTTGAAATCATGATTTCCTGGCTTGTCGCtgcaaaaaaattcaataagtTCGCTTCCTTGCAGTCACAATAAGCTTCaaatacttttatttttaaGTTAAAAAAACTAATCATTGTAATCAAAGAATTTATCCCGAACCATATGTTAGAACCGGCTACATGAATCTATATGATAAATCCATTCCATGAATTTTTTTCACCATTCATGTCCTTTCTTATAATTCCAACCATGTCTGTTTATGTCTCCCTCTTCTCTTTTACTGAAggaaaaaggtaaaaaaaaatcatcaattttTATGGGCTCACCTTACATACACAGCACACCCTCCCAATGCTCTTGCTGCACCATGGAAATCTGCTGTCTCATGTTTGCTCTGAAATGCAGAAACAAATATCAGCACATATAATTTGATTTGAACTAATTGGTGGTGAGAATGAATTTTACTGAATAGAACAATTCAATAGAATAGGAGAATCTACATGTCATAGCTCAATAACAAGACTAGTTAGaatagaaattgaagatttgggTTATGTCTTACATGGAACATATCCCAGTCTGGCACCACAATTTGTCCTAGGAAAAGACCGTTAAACGCTACAGAGGCAATATGTAAGGTCTGTAATGCCGGCTCCCTTGGCATGAAGTCTTCAGATGCTCTAGCAACTGCAGTCTTCTTTGAActggaaaaattaaaattttactcAAATAAGTGTTAAATTCCAAGGCTACACAAGTATATTCATTGCTCAAATGCTTTTAGAATCGAGAGCAAAAGCAAACCTGTATATTGAGTCCGAATTGTGACACATGCAGGATATAAGGTTATTGTCCCTGAAATGTCTTGCAACAGATTGCTCGAGAGCCTCTTGATACTGTCTAGTCAACGGTACCCGTCCACCATAACCAGCACCTAAGGTCTCAATCACATTTTGAACATCCACCTTGACTCCATCTACTCCACAACTTGCAAGATAGCCATGAAGATCATTGTAGAAATCAAAGATGCTTTGAGGATCAATAACTCCAACTCCATATTTCTCCAAGCTGTCCATAGCAATGTCTCTAAGATTCCCTGTGTTACCAGGTGACTGAATTGGATACACAAGCCTTGGATTGTACTTTTTCATCACTTCCGATGATGGGAGAACCCCTCCCCAATACCCAACTAAGGCGTGCCACATGTAAACATAACTGCAGCAATAGATAATTGTGCTCTTTAATTGAGTGTGTCATGatataacttcctagttttaGAAATGAAGGTTCACAGATTGAAACCATACTTTAATCCATATCTCCCTTTGATTGAATGAATAAAATCACATAGATCAGTGCATGTATTATCGGAGCCTGAGTGCTTGAACTTGCAATTTTCTTTGATGTCCACCAGTCTGGTTGCAAACCTATCATTGACAAAAGAACAATGTTGTGATATCCTAATTTAGGAAGATTGCTCCTAGCATTGGCAGATAACATAATCACAATAATAGACTTACTGTGTCCCTTCAACTGGCGGTTCACCTTCTTTGTGAAACTCATTTATGGTTTCTTGCCATCCATCATCAATGATAAGAAATTTTGGTGGACAGCCTCCTTCTGATAGACTGTGGAAAACAAGGTAGTTATATAATAAGTTATGGGCAATCGTGCATTGGCACGGCTTAATTTGCTGAAACGTGTATGACTTTCTCATGTTTACCTTTGAAGACCCTCTATGATTCCTTGTGGATTCACTTCAGTGTAAAATGCATCCCAAGTGCACCACCCAAATCCGTCTAAATGTGCAGGGATCTAATCAAGCAATAAGAGAATCAATTATGTTGAAAACAATTACTGCTTCAAATTTCACCGGTATTAGTTCAATAAGTTTCCTTCATTACCTTCTTGTTCTCAATATGACTAAAAGTCTCCTGGTGCTTCTCCAATATTCTAAACACACAAATACAATAACAAAAGGTAAAAAAATTAAGCATCCCCagattagataaaaaaaatccttcacaagaaaaaaaaaatcgtgctCGGATGCAAACATACTTAATAGAGTTCTTAATGAGCTCAAAGGGGTTATCTCCAGAATTGATAAACACAGCTTCTACTGCTTTGGAGGTTTGGACATTGACATCACCTGAAGAtggtaaaaaaataaagaaaaaccaaTCAGAATTTGCAATTACAAAACCAGAATTGGTCCGACGCAAAGAAATTGACCGGAAGGAACAACTGACCAGACTCAACGCAGAATTGAAGCTCATTTGCCGGAGTCCCCTGCAAACTTGTACGAAATTGTCCATCCAAAACAGGCAACAAGATTATGTAGAAAGTGTTTTCTGTTGATAGTTCAGGTGAATCCTTGCCCTCCAGAACAGACTCTGCCACTTCCAGAAGAAGAAACTGAGTTTCCATGGGGATTTCACAGCCGGATTTCCCCACACGCGGTATCATCCACCAAATTTTGAACCTAAATAGACATAAGAATCTCCGTTCCCTGTAATGAAAACCAGAAATGAGAGCAATTGCAGTATTGTGTGTGATGACAAGCTTTAAATCCTGAAGAACTGCATTATCCCtgccctaaaaccctaaaatcctaaacaaattcaaaaacagAGACTTACTCGAGCACTCCAAGATTGAAAACATGACGAGAACTGGGAATGGTGGAATTTGCACCGAGAAAAGCAGAGTCTCCCACCGATGGAGATACGACAACGTTGTGCGGAACTCCGGTCAAGACCGTCTTACCCCTGACGATGAGGCATCCATCTTTCAATAAAGGCGTGGCCGTGATCGTCATTTCCGTCAACCAATGCCTCCAGTAACGACTTTCAGAAAGGCAAAACGACTGTGGTTTGGCCGATGATCGAAGATTGAGCAATGAAACTCTGGTTTCCTGGTTTGTTCGGGCCTCAACGTATGACAGTTGCTTCGCGCCTTCGCGGGCTATAAGAAGACCAAACTTTCCAGATTTAATATTCTATAATCCCTTCATATCTAAAACTAACGTGGCAATGAGTAGGATTTGACTTTTAATGGGTATCCCTCCATTAACAGCAGTTAATTAAGCATGTAATAGCGTTGAGGGAGCAACATAGAAGGAGCATCTAATACCGCCTTGACCCATCCACCATTTGCTCTGGGCCACCAACCGACGCGGATTTGATCTAAGGGTGACAAAAAAATCGGTTCTGAATTTTAATTcgaattggatttcggacgtactttAATTGATCATATCCGAATTAGTTTAAAtctagacaagtaaatcaga
This sequence is a window from Tripterygium wilfordii isolate XIE 37 chromosome 8, ASM1340144v1, whole genome shotgun sequence. Protein-coding genes within it:
- the LOC120003373 gene encoding probable galactinol--sucrose galactosyltransferase 2: MTITATPLLKDGCLIVRGKTVLTGVPHNVVVSPSVGDSAFLGANSTIPSSRHVFNLGVLEERRFLCLFRFKIWWMIPRVGKSGCEIPMETQFLLLEVAESVLEGKDSPELSTENTFYIILLPVLDGQFRTSLQGTPANELQFCVESGDVNVQTSKAVEAVFINSGDNPFELIKNSIKILEKHQETFSHIENKKIPAHLDGFGWCTWDAFYTEVNPQGIIEGLQSLSEGGCPPKFLIIDDGWQETINEFHKEGEPPVEGTQFATRLVDIKENCKFKHSGSDNTCTDLCDFIHSIKGRYGLNYVYMWHALVGYWGGVLPSSEVMKKYNPRLVYPIQSPGNTGNLRDIAMDSLEKYGVGVIDPQSIFDFYNDLHGYLASCGVDGVKVDVQNVIETLGAGYGGRVPLTRQYQEALEQSVARHFRDNNLISCMCHNSDSIYSSKKTAVARASEDFMPREPALQTLHIASVAFNGLFLGQIVVPDWDMFHSKHETADFHGAARALGGCAVYVSDKPGNHDFKVLKKLVLPDGSILRARHAGRPTRDCLMKDPVMDGKSLLKIWNLNKLSGVIGVFNCQGAGRWPLKQEDEHMAIKPLSISGLVRPIDVEFLEEVAGENWNGDCAVYAFNSGSLSKLPKQGKFEVSLATLQCEIYAVSPMRVFGENILFAPIGLLDMYNSGGAVEAMDSTVDESRCIITINGRGCGRFGAYSSTKPKSCMVGKKEESFTYSVKDGLLTIELQGGCHLREIEFVY
- the LOC120004151 gene encoding 28 kDa ribonucleoprotein, chloroplastic-like, encoding MSSATTQIFKPLSGADPCIFSQLSLLASIPRPQNPTLSLPARPIRLHLSSALCLKHKIQRSSSVVFVAQASGLTQQEEDNTVTVTDQEESTWENDESDGNWEAEGEDSRIEAAGGDEDGTFDEGGEEENFVEPPEEAKIYVGNLPYDVEINSLAKLFEKAGTVEIAEIIYNRETNRSRGFGFVTMSTVEEAEKAVEMFNRYELDGRFLTVNKAAPRGTLPERPPRAFEPAFKIYVGNLPWDMDSTRLGQIFSEHGKVVDAQVVDDRETGRSRGFGFVTMSSEAEMNNAISALDGQSLDGRAIRVNVAQERLRRF